A section of the Quatrionicoccus australiensis genome encodes:
- a CDS encoding ERF family protein has translation MKQITSAFVKAKREFGPALKCKTNPAFKSKYADLAACLEAVDEALLNNGIALIQETFDDNTGVTVETVFRHESGEEMRCGKLHVPASKQDPQGYGSALSYARRYSLMAACGIAAEDDDGNAASKPSPPKQVEPLDVEKAIQAITAAPTKAKAQQYANAALERAKKEDTARITAALNNYKEAA, from the coding sequence ATGAAACAGATCACATCAGCCTTTGTGAAGGCAAAGCGGGAGTTTGGCCCTGCTCTCAAGTGCAAGACAAACCCGGCGTTCAAGTCGAAGTACGCCGACTTGGCCGCATGTCTTGAAGCGGTAGATGAAGCGCTGCTGAATAATGGCATTGCGCTGATTCAAGAAACGTTCGACGACAACACCGGGGTTACGGTCGAGACTGTATTCCGGCATGAGTCAGGCGAGGAAATGCGCTGCGGAAAGTTGCACGTTCCGGCCAGCAAGCAAGACCCGCAGGGCTACGGTAGCGCGCTCAGTTACGCCCGCCGCTACTCGCTGATGGCTGCGTGTGGCATCGCAGCAGAAGACGACGACGGCAACGCAGCAAGCAAGCCTTCGCCGCCGAAGCAAGTAGAGCCGCTGGATGTTGAAAAGGCTATCCAGGCAATCACTGCTGCACCGACAAAGGCAAAGGCGCAGCAATACGCAAACGCAGCACTTGAGCGCGCCAAGAAGGAAGACACGGCACGCATCACCGCAGCACTCAACAACTACAAGGAAGCAGCATGA
- a CDS encoding single-stranded DNA-binding protein — protein sequence MNVFTCTTRIYKDAEQRFTQGGDSIVSFKGPVESGFGNSKVTSWMKFNLWGKRGESLFPYLKDKTQVAISGEIANREYTDKDGQKRYSLEVRVNDLTLVGGKQPDASQDAGSKKPAAEDFEDTIPF from the coding sequence ATGAACGTTTTTACCTGCACAACACGCATCTATAAGGATGCAGAGCAACGATTCACCCAAGGCGGAGACTCAATCGTTTCATTCAAAGGCCCGGTTGAGTCTGGATTCGGAAACAGCAAGGTAACTAGCTGGATGAAGTTCAATCTTTGGGGAAAGCGCGGCGAGTCTTTGTTTCCGTATCTCAAGGACAAGACTCAGGTTGCCATTAGTGGCGAGATTGCGAATCGCGAATACACCGACAAGGACGGCCAGAAGCGCTACTCGCTTGAGGTTCGTGTCAATGACCTGACTCTTGTTGGCGGCAAGCAACCAGACGCTTCACAAGACGCTGGCAGCAAGAAGCCAGCAGCGGAGGATTTTGAAGACACAATTCCCTTCTGA
- a CDS encoding 3'-5' exonuclease family protein, whose product MHVIFDIETLPCNDPQVIADFRNDAEAEKAAVKAPSNYKDEAKIAEFIAAKHAEIDAGIEERIAKTSFSGLEGRIACISWKIDDGEPFATSAEFTERQVIQQFYASVEALSLRPRHEGTYQIETSFVGHNIAGFDLPFLKHRSIILGVTPPQIFRKAFAAKPWDSIIQDTMLLWSSDPHKRGSMDRLCRAFGIPGKGDFDGSMVAATWPTDPQKVIDYCKDDVRRTWEMYKRITFQFDDKQELKAA is encoded by the coding sequence ATGCATGTAATTTTCGATATTGAGACTCTGCCTTGCAACGATCCGCAGGTAATCGCTGACTTCCGCAATGATGCAGAGGCAGAGAAAGCAGCGGTCAAGGCTCCATCCAACTACAAGGACGAAGCAAAGATTGCAGAGTTTATCGCAGCCAAGCATGCAGAGATTGATGCTGGTATCGAGGAACGGATTGCAAAGACTTCGTTCAGTGGATTGGAAGGCCGGATTGCTTGTATCAGTTGGAAGATTGATGACGGCGAACCGTTCGCTACTTCTGCCGAATTCACCGAGCGCCAAGTGATTCAGCAGTTCTACGCAAGCGTAGAGGCGCTTTCGCTTCGCCCACGGCACGAAGGAACGTATCAGATTGAAACCTCGTTTGTTGGTCACAACATCGCCGGTTTTGACCTTCCGTTCCTCAAGCATCGCAGCATCATCCTTGGCGTTACGCCACCGCAGATTTTCCGTAAGGCGTTCGCTGCCAAGCCATGGGATTCGATCATCCAAGACACGATGTTGCTGTGGTCTAGCGACCCACATAAGCGCGGCAGCATGGATCGTCTGTGCCGAGCATTCGGCATTCCTGGCAAGGGCGATTTCGACGGGTCAATGGTTGCAGCAACTTGGCCGACTGATCCGCAGAAAGTCATTGACTACTGCAAAGACGACGTTCGTCGTACGTGGGAAATGTACAAGCGCATCACATTCCAGTTTGACGACAAGCAGGAATTGAAAGCTGCCTAG
- a CDS encoding FaeA/PapI family transcriptional regulator, with the protein MSVLALLINGGYTPPPGIVSIRHKAIGDDVPIQHKGTHANKIKRIESIYSAIDEGINTVITIAKEIECSISTTREAIAVLVSQDRIELIEEYNPIKRYYYVTKGMKDCIPKYELSGNSKKQHEATQKYRNAMQEPVSAREIAEAVGVSIDAVHACLPNLEGKRMVKKCGKRPAPKTMPVQLWIWIGD; encoded by the coding sequence ATGAGCGTACTAGCTCTGCTAATCAATGGTGGATATACGCCACCGCCAGGAATCGTATCAATCCGACACAAGGCAATCGGCGACGACGTTCCTATTCAGCACAAAGGAACGCATGCCAATAAGATCAAGCGCATCGAAAGTATTTACTCTGCGATTGACGAAGGCATTAACACGGTGATTACGATTGCGAAGGAGATTGAATGCTCAATCTCCACAACTCGCGAGGCTATTGCTGTTCTTGTGTCGCAGGATCGGATTGAACTGATCGAAGAATACAACCCGATCAAGCGTTATTACTACGTGACAAAAGGGATGAAAGACTGCATTCCTAAATACGAATTATCGGGCAATAGCAAGAAGCAGCATGAAGCTACGCAAAAGTATCGCAACGCCATGCAGGAACCCGTAAGCGCAAGAGAAATTGCGGAAGCCGTAGGAGTTTCAATTGACGCCGTGCATGCATGCCTTCCGAATCTTGAAGGGAAACGCATGGTTAAGAAATGCGGCAAGCGTCCTGCGCCAAAGACAATGCCAGTCCAGTTGTGGATTTGGATCGGCGACTGA
- a CDS encoding DUF4224 domain-containing protein has product MFLTQDEIETLTGYVKHKKQREWLAKNGYSFKVACSGRPIVSRTHSESQLSGSASTQPAKWEPNFDALKKVA; this is encoded by the coding sequence ATGTTCCTTACTCAAGACGAGATTGAAACGCTTACCGGCTACGTTAAGCACAAGAAGCAAAGAGAGTGGCTTGCAAAGAATGGCTACTCATTCAAAGTTGCATGCTCTGGCCGCCCGATTGTTTCGCGAACTCATTCCGAGTCGCAGCTATCAGGATCGGCAAGCACGCAGCCGGCAAAGTGGGAGCCAAACTTTGACGCACTAAAGAAGGTGGCATAG
- a CDS encoding tyrosine-type recombinase/integrase, which yields MSGSMGRRRQSNLDLPPRMHLKSGAFYYVTTTLPRKWIRLDADLTKARIKWAQLENGGSIGGSFFPAVLVQWLSSEQYTKLAPLTKRTYQTLIDLLPTVFDGPMEMIKPVHVARFMDGHSSKSQANIGRVILSNVFDYAIRRGLIDCVNPCKSIKKHVIEGRTRHLKDDEFLLIREKANHSVRVAMDLAYLTGARITDVLKIKFSDLQDDGLYIEQHKTGKRQLFEWSKYLREVIARAKKIPRPVKNLTHLLCTRTGKAYCYSSFYQVWEIAVRNAKVEDVHFHDIRGNAATEAKKQGQDYQAILGHASRAMSEKYIKAREIEKIQTVKRSTKL from the coding sequence ATGTCAGGCTCAATGGGAAGACGCCGCCAATCAAACCTAGACCTTCCGCCAAGGATGCACCTAAAGTCTGGTGCATTCTATTACGTCACGACCACACTACCGAGAAAATGGATCAGGCTTGACGCCGATCTAACCAAGGCCCGTATCAAGTGGGCGCAGCTTGAGAATGGCGGATCAATCGGCGGATCGTTTTTCCCTGCTGTGCTTGTGCAATGGCTATCCAGCGAACAATACACAAAGCTTGCGCCGCTTACTAAGCGCACCTATCAGACGCTGATAGACCTGCTTCCAACCGTATTTGACGGGCCTATGGAGATGATCAAGCCTGTTCATGTGGCAAGATTCATGGACGGCCATAGTTCAAAGTCTCAGGCAAACATCGGCAGAGTCATCCTGTCAAACGTGTTCGACTACGCTATCCGCAGAGGATTGATTGATTGCGTCAATCCTTGCAAGTCGATTAAGAAGCATGTGATTGAAGGTAGGACTCGGCACCTGAAAGACGATGAATTCCTGCTCATCAGAGAGAAGGCAAATCATTCTGTGCGCGTGGCGATGGACTTGGCGTACCTGACCGGCGCACGAATTACTGATGTATTGAAGATCAAGTTTTCAGACCTTCAAGACGATGGCCTGTACATCGAGCAGCACAAGACAGGGAAGCGCCAGCTTTTCGAGTGGTCAAAATACTTGCGCGAAGTCATCGCCAGAGCAAAGAAAATTCCACGGCCAGTCAAGAACCTGACGCACTTGCTTTGCACTAGGACAGGCAAGGCATATTGCTACTCAAGCTTCTATCAAGTGTGGGAAATCGCCGTCAGAAATGCCAAGGTGGAAGACGTTCATTTCCACGATATTCGCGGGAATGCGGCTACCGAGGCAAAGAAACAGGGCCAAGATTATCAAGCAATCCTAGGCCATGCATCGCGTGCAATGTCTGAAAAGTACATCAAGGCGCGAGAGATTGAGAAAATCCAGACGGTTAAGCGATCTACAAAATTGTAG
- the ppsR gene encoding posphoenolpyruvate synthetase regulatory kinase/phosphorylase PpsR: MQIKRTVFFVSDGTGLTAEALGHSLLTQFEEVEFKQIRIPFLDNIEKAQEAVARINAQGEADGMRPIVFTTLVNQDLAEIVHQADAFSLSYFETYLSPLEAELGIKSSHTIGRSRDSTDSSDYKKRIEAINYTLAHDDGITDRDLEEADVILVAVSRCGKTPTSLYLAMQFGLKVANFPLIPEDFDRGRLPSTLEKHRPKLFGLTIQAERLAQIREERRAASKYASLANCRYEIAEAEKMMRREGIRWLDSSTKSIEEISTTVLQELKLR; the protein is encoded by the coding sequence ATGCAAATAAAACGCACCGTATTTTTCGTCTCGGACGGTACCGGCCTGACCGCCGAAGCGCTCGGCCACAGCTTGCTGACGCAGTTCGAGGAAGTCGAATTCAAGCAGATCCGCATCCCCTTCCTCGACAACATCGAGAAGGCGCAGGAAGCTGTTGCCCGCATCAATGCGCAGGGCGAGGCCGACGGCATGCGGCCGATCGTGTTCACGACGCTGGTCAATCAGGATCTGGCCGAAATCGTGCACCAGGCCGATGCCTTCTCGCTGTCCTACTTCGAGACCTATCTGTCGCCGCTCGAGGCCGAACTCGGCATCAAGTCCAGCCACACCATCGGCCGCTCACGCGACTCGACCGACAGTTCGGACTACAAGAAACGCATCGAGGCGATCAACTACACGCTGGCGCACGACGACGGCATCACCGACCGCGACCTCGAGGAAGCCGACGTGATCCTGGTTGCCGTGTCGCGCTGCGGCAAGACGCCGACCTCGCTTTACCTGGCCATGCAGTTCGGCCTCAAGGTCGCCAACTTCCCGCTGATCCCGGAAGACTTCGATCGCGGCCGCCTGCCCAGCACGCTGGAAAAGCACCGCCCGAAACTGTTCGGCCTGACCATCCAGGCCGAACGCCTCGCCCAGATCCGCGAAGAACGGCGCGCCGCCAGCAAGTACGCCTCGTTGGCCAACTGTCGCTACGAAATCGCCGAAGCCGAGAAGATGATGCGCCGCGAAGGTATTCGCTGGCTGGATTCGTCGACCAAGTCGATCGAGGAAATATCGACCACGGTGCTGCAGGAACTCAAGCTGCGCTGA
- a CDS encoding diguanylate cyclase domain-containing protein codes for MKHHLFGNKSIHNRIWIIVVLFITGTILAHLIDASALRDSLLREKTAQTRHLVESGYSILAHYQGLQASGKLSEAEAKKIASETIRSMRYGDNEYFWLNDTGQPFPKMIMHPLQPELEGKTLESEKFNSATQVSYGDSENFVNTDGPKNLFIAFADVANRSGYGFVRYEWYKQTNDGASSTTKYSKLSFVKKFEPWGWIIGSGIYIDDIDEALSLQSRHQLIRATLLCILLLIVAGIIAQSTRKIELDLKNSQVRMQALIDATSETVLLLGHKGEIQAINQFGAQRFTKKPEDLLGENFFAMLPKSLANSRQLAVEQVIATAEPITLNDERNGIQFENSIYPVYDAKGLAVSVAVYAKDITEQHQEKAIAEIFRHLDMVLLKWQMNTATVAQIFCDNILPVFNLAAAWIGKAERDGRITIVAQSEMVDQHFLDSAELPLHWNQADTGWPPVPAVIRSGYRQISEVSDSLVLPHSRAAIDAGVQSTITLPLTLQGTTWGALALYSKNAALVTGAQQRLAGIASRLSVSLESARQQEWLSLLDLALTSVEQAVFISDAKTHILWANQAFSRISGYTQQEVIEKTPELFHVQDQASTKFSEIRNTTSKGQTFDGEIDFVHKDGHIFQVHKIITPLLDENNQVSNFVTIIEDISQRKGMEAQVQHMAHYDTLTDLPNRTLFQQLLKQAIPAARRSEKMGALLFIDLDKFKAINDREGHAAGDFVLVEISRRLKELVRESDTVARLGGDEFTAILPGLNTREEALLIAEKIRLAINKPVELASGPISVGCSIGIAYFPQENQAPDELLSTADKAMYEAKQAGHNMIREQAGEAEMTAPKTVSS; via the coding sequence ATGAAACATCACCTATTTGGAAACAAGAGCATCCACAATCGGATCTGGATCATTGTTGTGCTCTTCATCACCGGCACAATCCTCGCCCATCTAATTGATGCTTCGGCCCTGCGAGACTCGCTTTTACGTGAGAAGACCGCACAAACAAGGCATCTGGTCGAATCCGGATACTCCATCCTGGCCCACTATCAAGGCCTGCAGGCGTCGGGAAAGCTGAGCGAAGCGGAAGCAAAAAAGATTGCCTCGGAAACCATTCGTTCAATGCGCTACGGTGACAATGAGTATTTTTGGCTGAATGATACGGGGCAACCATTTCCAAAGATGATCATGCATCCTCTCCAGCCCGAACTGGAGGGAAAGACACTTGAGTCGGAAAAATTCAACTCGGCGACGCAAGTCAGTTATGGCGACTCCGAGAACTTCGTAAATACGGATGGCCCGAAAAACCTGTTTATCGCCTTTGCGGACGTCGCCAATCGCTCAGGCTACGGCTTTGTTCGCTACGAATGGTACAAACAGACGAATGATGGGGCATCGAGCACGACAAAATACTCAAAGCTCTCCTTTGTTAAGAAATTTGAGCCTTGGGGATGGATCATCGGCTCGGGCATCTACATCGACGATATAGATGAAGCGTTGTCACTCCAGAGCCGGCATCAACTGATACGCGCCACACTACTCTGCATTCTTTTGCTGATCGTTGCCGGGATAATTGCCCAAAGTACCCGAAAGATTGAGCTCGACCTGAAAAACAGCCAGGTTCGCATGCAGGCACTGATTGATGCGACGTCCGAAACAGTCCTGCTGCTCGGCCACAAAGGAGAAATTCAAGCAATAAACCAGTTTGGAGCCCAACGTTTCACAAAAAAGCCAGAAGACCTGCTCGGCGAAAACTTTTTTGCCATGCTGCCAAAATCGTTGGCCAACTCGCGCCAGCTAGCGGTCGAGCAGGTCATTGCCACAGCCGAGCCAATCACGCTAAACGATGAACGTAATGGCATTCAGTTCGAGAATTCGATTTATCCGGTTTACGATGCCAAAGGGTTGGCTGTCAGCGTAGCCGTTTACGCGAAGGACATCACCGAGCAGCACCAGGAAAAAGCGATTGCAGAAATCTTTCGCCACCTGGACATGGTTCTTCTGAAATGGCAAATGAATACCGCAACCGTTGCCCAGATTTTCTGCGACAACATTCTGCCTGTATTCAATCTTGCAGCAGCCTGGATTGGCAAGGCGGAAAGGGATGGACGAATCACTATCGTTGCCCAATCAGAAATGGTCGACCAGCACTTTCTCGACAGCGCGGAGCTTCCCCTGCATTGGAACCAGGCTGATACTGGCTGGCCACCCGTTCCTGCCGTGATCCGCAGCGGCTATCGTCAGATTAGCGAAGTCAGTGACAGTCTTGTCTTGCCACATTCACGCGCGGCAATCGATGCGGGGGTTCAATCAACGATAACGCTTCCCCTGACCTTGCAAGGTACGACCTGGGGCGCATTAGCCCTGTATAGCAAAAATGCCGCCTTAGTGACTGGCGCCCAGCAACGTTTAGCCGGGATTGCCAGCCGCCTCTCCGTGTCGCTCGAGTCAGCCCGACAACAGGAATGGCTCTCACTGCTCGACTTGGCACTAACCAGCGTCGAACAAGCTGTATTCATTTCTGATGCAAAAACCCATATTTTATGGGCCAACCAGGCCTTTTCCCGGATTAGCGGTTACACCCAGCAGGAGGTTATTGAGAAAACACCAGAACTGTTTCACGTTCAGGATCAAGCCTCGACAAAGTTTTCTGAAATCCGCAATACAACAAGCAAAGGTCAGACATTTGACGGAGAAATTGATTTTGTTCATAAGGATGGACATATTTTCCAGGTTCACAAAATCATTACCCCTCTGCTTGACGAGAACAATCAGGTAAGCAATTTCGTCACTATCATCGAAGACATATCGCAACGAAAGGGTATGGAAGCTCAGGTTCAGCATATGGCCCATTACGACACGCTGACCGATCTGCCAAACCGCACCCTATTCCAGCAACTCCTCAAACAGGCGATTCCCGCCGCACGCCGTAGCGAAAAAATGGGGGCCCTACTTTTCATTGACCTCGATAAATTCAAGGCAATCAACGATAGAGAGGGGCATGCGGCAGGAGATTTCGTCTTGGTCGAAATTTCACGTCGATTGAAGGAATTAGTCCGGGAAAGCGACACAGTTGCCCGACTAGGTGGAGATGAATTTACCGCGATCCTTCCGGGGCTAAATACACGGGAAGAGGCGCTGCTTATCGCCGAAAAAATTCGTTTGGCAATCAATAAACCCGTTGAGTTGGCAAGCGGCCCAATCTCCGTAGGCTGCAGTATCGGTATTGCCTATTTCCCGCAGGAAAACCAGGCCCCGGATGAGCTTCTAAGTACCGCAGATAAAGCGATGTATGAAGCAAAGCAGGCCGGGCACAACATGATTCGAGAACAGGCCGGAGAGGCTGAAATGACAGCCCCTAAAACGGTCAGCAGCTAG
- a CDS encoding TrmH family RNA methyltransferase: MKLIQSRDNAFYKSLKRLAESGRERRKTGQTLLDGVHLVEAYEAAFGTVDSLIVAESALQVGEIARFTAGRDVVVLADSLLRDLGLVDTPSGLLAIAAMPAQRPAVDYEKDAILLDGVQDPGNVGTLLRTAAAAGIRQALLAPGCASPWSPKVLRAGQGAQFALAIHEDVDLAAFMADYRGTTAVTTLEQATSLFEASWSGPLAWVFGAEGQGVRPELLATAGLRIRIPMPGAVESLNVAAAAAVCLFEMLRRRLG; the protein is encoded by the coding sequence ATGAAGCTGATCCAGTCGCGCGACAACGCCTTTTACAAGAGCCTGAAGCGTCTCGCTGAATCGGGGCGTGAGCGGCGCAAGACGGGCCAGACCTTGCTCGACGGCGTGCACCTGGTCGAAGCTTACGAAGCGGCATTCGGTACGGTCGACAGCCTGATCGTCGCCGAATCGGCGCTGCAGGTCGGCGAAATCGCCCGCTTCACGGCCGGGCGCGATGTCGTCGTGCTTGCCGACAGCCTGCTGCGCGATCTCGGCCTGGTCGATACGCCAAGCGGTTTGCTGGCCATTGCAGCCATGCCCGCACAGCGCCCGGCGGTCGACTACGAAAAAGATGCCATTTTGCTCGACGGTGTGCAGGATCCGGGCAATGTCGGCACGCTGCTGCGCACTGCAGCCGCCGCTGGGATCAGGCAGGCGCTGCTGGCGCCGGGCTGCGCCTCGCCGTGGTCACCCAAGGTGTTGCGTGCCGGGCAGGGCGCCCAGTTCGCCTTGGCCATCCATGAAGATGTCGATCTCGCTGCCTTCATGGCCGATTACCGTGGCACGACGGCGGTGACCACGCTGGAGCAGGCAACTTCGCTTTTCGAAGCGTCCTGGTCCGGGCCGCTGGCCTGGGTATTCGGTGCCGAAGGGCAGGGCGTGCGGCCCGAATTGCTGGCTACGGCCGGCCTGCGTATCCGTATTCCGATGCCGGGTGCGGTCGAGTCGCTGAATGTGGCTGCCGCCGCTGCCGTTTGCCTGTTCGAGATGCTGCGTCGCAGGCTGGGCTAG
- the rnhB gene encoding ribonuclease HII: MPELMIPPGLVCGIDEAGRGPLAGTVVAAAVILDPARPIAGLNDSKKLSEKKRDALAVLIRERAVAWCVASASVEEIDRLNILHATMLAMQRAVAGLAVRPTSALVDGNRCPQLDIPVEAIVKGDGKIASIAAASILAKTVRDAEMLELHAQYPQYGFDRHMGYPTAAHFAALEQHGASPVHRRSFGPVAKQLSLL, from the coding sequence ATGCCTGAACTGATGATCCCGCCGGGCCTGGTCTGCGGTATCGACGAGGCCGGGCGCGGGCCGCTGGCTGGTACGGTGGTCGCGGCAGCAGTCATTCTTGATCCGGCACGGCCGATTGCCGGCCTCAATGATTCGAAAAAACTTTCCGAAAAGAAGCGCGATGCGCTGGCGGTGCTGATCCGCGAGCGGGCCGTGGCCTGGTGCGTTGCCTCGGCCTCGGTCGAGGAAATCGACCGCCTCAATATCCTGCACGCGACGATGCTCGCCATGCAGCGTGCCGTGGCCGGTCTTGCCGTGCGGCCGACGAGTGCGCTGGTCGATGGCAATCGCTGCCCGCAACTGGATATTCCGGTCGAGGCCATCGTCAAGGGCGACGGCAAGATCGCCTCGATCGCCGCTGCCTCGATTCTCGCCAAGACGGTGCGTGATGCCGAGATGCTTGAATTGCATGCGCAGTATCCGCAATACGGTTTTGACCGCCACATGGGTTATCCGACGGCCGCACACTTCGCTGCGCTGGAACAACATGGCGCTTCGCCGGTGCATCGACGCAGTTTCGGGCCGGTGGCGAAACAGCTCTCCCTGCTATGA
- the lpxB gene encoding lipid-A-disaccharide synthase yields MGNVVRIAMVAGEASGDLLASHLIAALKARLPDAVFYGIGGPRMQGQGFDAWWPLEKLAVMGYVDALKNYREIAGIRRQLKKRLLDIRPDIFIGVDAPDFNLGLETDLKAAGIKTIHYVSPSIWAWRGGRIKKIGRAVNRVLALFPMEPPLYEKAHIPVTYVGHPLADIIPLETSKTAVREKLAMPKDAPIFALLPGSRQGELAMMAETFVQTAKLIHERLPGALFVVPLTTRETRLQFEMAMYTQQAGEVPFRLLFGHAQDALGAADVSLVASGTATLEAALIKRPMVITYKIAKLSYWIMKRMAYQAFVGLPNVLAGREVVPEILQDQATPENLAEALIKLYEDKENAAAVAEVFTDIHWQLRQNTAEKAANAVIQCLN; encoded by the coding sequence ATGGGCAACGTGGTACGGATTGCGATGGTGGCCGGCGAGGCCTCCGGTGACTTGCTGGCCAGTCATCTGATCGCCGCGCTCAAGGCGCGTCTGCCCGATGCCGTGTTCTATGGCATCGGCGGTCCGCGCATGCAGGGGCAGGGTTTTGACGCCTGGTGGCCGCTTGAAAAGCTGGCGGTCATGGGCTATGTCGATGCCCTGAAGAATTATCGCGAGATTGCCGGCATCCGGCGCCAGCTGAAAAAGCGTCTGCTCGACATCCGGCCCGACATCTTCATCGGGGTCGATGCGCCGGACTTCAATCTGGGTCTGGAAACCGATCTCAAGGCGGCTGGCATCAAGACCATCCATTACGTCAGCCCGTCGATCTGGGCCTGGCGCGGCGGTCGCATCAAGAAGATCGGCCGGGCGGTCAACCGTGTTCTGGCGCTGTTTCCGATGGAGCCGCCGCTCTACGAGAAGGCGCACATTCCGGTGACCTATGTCGGGCATCCGCTGGCCGACATCATTCCGCTGGAAACCAGCAAAACGGCAGTGCGCGAGAAGCTCGCCATGCCCAAGGATGCGCCGATCTTCGCCTTGCTGCCCGGTAGTCGTCAGGGTGAGCTGGCGATGATGGCCGAGACTTTCGTGCAGACGGCCAAACTGATTCACGAACGTCTGCCCGGCGCCTTGTTTGTCGTGCCGCTGACCACGCGCGAGACGCGCTTGCAGTTCGAGATGGCGATGTACACGCAGCAGGCCGGCGAGGTCCCGTTCCGACTGCTGTTCGGGCACGCCCAGGATGCGCTTGGCGCGGCCGACGTGTCGCTGGTCGCGAGTGGTACCGCGACGTTGGAAGCCGCGCTGATCAAGCGGCCGATGGTGATCACCTACAAGATTGCCAAGTTGTCGTACTGGATCATGAAACGCATGGCCTACCAGGCTTTCGTCGGCCTGCCCAATGTCCTGGCCGGGCGCGAAGTGGTGCCGGAGATACTGCAGGACCAGGCAACGCCGGAAAACCTGGCGGAAGCCCTGATCAAGCTCTACGAGGACAAGGAAAACGCGGCGGCAGTGGCTGAAGTGTTCACCGACATCCACTGGCAATTGCGCCAGAACACCGCCGAAAAGGCCGCCAACGCGGTCATTCAATGCCTGAACTGA
- the lpxA gene encoding acyl-ACP--UDP-N-acetylglucosamine O-acyltransferase: protein MIHPTAIVDPGARIGANVEIGAYSIIGPHVEIGDGTKIGPHTIITGHTRIGRDNHIFQFCSLGEVPQDKKYAGEPTRLEIGDRNTIREFCTFNLGTVQDAGVTKIGDDNWIMAYVHIAHDCQVGNKVTFANNASLAGHVVVDDWAILGGFTGVHQFCRIGAHVMTAVSTVILQDVPPYLMAAGNTAQPYGINVEGLKRRGFTAESLSSLKRAYRTLYKSGLLLEEAKQKLAEDAKTQPDVQRFVDFLELSKRGIIR, encoded by the coding sequence ATGATTCATCCAACAGCCATTGTCGATCCGGGCGCCAGGATCGGTGCCAATGTCGAGATCGGCGCCTATTCGATCATCGGTCCCCACGTCGAGATCGGCGACGGCACGAAAATCGGGCCGCACACGATCATTACCGGGCATACCCGCATTGGTCGCGACAACCATATCTTCCAGTTCTGTTCGCTGGGCGAAGTGCCGCAGGACAAGAAGTACGCCGGCGAACCGACCCGTCTCGAGATCGGCGACCGCAACACGATCCGCGAGTTCTGCACTTTCAATCTGGGAACCGTGCAGGATGCCGGCGTCACCAAGATCGGCGACGACAACTGGATCATGGCCTACGTGCATATCGCACACGATTGCCAGGTCGGCAACAAGGTCACCTTTGCGAACAATGCCTCCCTGGCCGGCCACGTTGTCGTGGATGACTGGGCGATTCTCGGCGGCTTTACCGGCGTGCACCAGTTCTGCCGCATCGGCGCCCACGTCATGACGGCGGTCAGCACCGTGATCCTGCAGGATGTGCCGCCTTACCTGATGGCCGCCGGCAACACGGCGCAACCTTACGGCATCAATGTTGAAGGCCTGAAGCGTCGAGGTTTTACCGCCGAGTCGCTGAGCTCGCTGAAGCGCGCTTACCGCACGCTCTACAAGTCCGGCCTGCTGCTTGAGGAAGCCAAACAGAAGCTGGCGGAAGACGCCAAGACGCAGCCCGATGTGCAGCGTTTTGTCGATTTTCTTGAGCTGTCCAAGCGCGGCATTATTCGCTGA
- the fabZ gene encoding 3-hydroxyacyl-ACP dehydratase FabZ, protein MDIQQILEHLPHRYPFLLVDRVLEIEPGKSIHAYKNITMNEPYFVGHFPHHPVMPGVLIMEALAQAAGILSFKSMDEKPSADTVFYFAGIDDARFKRPVVPGDQLHLHVEIERQMRGVWKFIAEARVDGQLAASAKLMCAKRDL, encoded by the coding sequence ATGGACATTCAACAAATTCTCGAGCATCTGCCGCATCGTTACCCGTTCCTGCTGGTCGATCGCGTGCTCGAGATCGAGCCCGGCAAGTCGATTCACGCCTACAAGAACATCACGATGAACGAGCCGTACTTCGTCGGCCATTTTCCGCACCATCCGGTCATGCCGGGCGTGCTGATCATGGAAGCGCTGGCCCAGGCGGCGGGCATCCTTTCCTTCAAGTCGATGGACGAAAAGCCGTCGGCGGATACCGTGTTCTACTTTGCCGGCATCGACGATGCCCGTTTCAAGCGTCCGGTTGTGCCTGGTGACCAGTTGCACCTGCATGTCGAAATCGAGCGCCAGATGCGCGGCGTCTGGAAATTCATCGCCGAAGCCCGTGTCGACGGCCAACTGGCTGCCTCGGCCAAGCTGATGTGTGCCAAGCGGGATCTCTGA